A single genomic interval of Homo sapiens chromosome 7, GRCh38.p14 Primary Assembly harbors:
- the ORAI2 gene encoding protein orai-2 isoform a (isoform a is encoded by transcript variant 1), which produces MSAELNVPIDPSAPACPEPGHKGMDYRDWVRRSYLELVTSNHHSVQALSWRKLYLSRAKLKASSRTSALLSGFAMVAMVEVQLETQYQYPRPLLIAFSACTTVLVAVHLFALLISTCILPNVEAVSNIHNLNSISESPHERMHPYIELAWGFSTVLGILLFLAEVVLLCWIKFLPVDARRQPGPPPGPGSHTGWQAALVSTIIMVPVGLIFVVFTIHFYRSLVRHKTERHNREIEELHKLKVQLDGHERSLQVL; this is translated from the exons ATGAGTGCTGAGCTTAACGTGCCTATCGACCCCTCTGCTCCTGCCTGCCCTGAGCCCGGCCATAAGGGCATGGATTACCGGGACTGGGTCCGCCGCAGCTACCTGGAACTGGTCACCTCTAACCACCACTCGGTACAGGCCCTGTCGTGGCGGAAGCTCTACCTGAGCAGGGCCAAGCTGAAGGCCTCCAGCAGGACCTCCGCCCTCCTCTCCGGCTTTGCCATG GTGGCCATGGTGGAGGTGCAGCTGGAGACGCAGTACCAGTACCCGCGGCCGCTGCTGATTGCCTTCAGCGCCTGCACCACGGTGCTGGTGGCCGTGCACCTGTTCGCCCTCCTCATCAGCACCTGCATCCTGCCCAATGTGGAGGCCGTGAGCAACATCCACAACCTGAACTCCATCAGCGAGTCCCCGCATGAGCGCATGCACCCCTACATCGAGCTGGCCTGGGGCTTCTCCACCGTGCTTGGCATCCTACTCTTCCTGGCCGAGGTGGTGCTGCTCTGCTGGATCAAGTTCCTCCCCGTGGATGCCCGGCGCCAGCCTGGCCCCCCACCTGGCCCTGGGAGTCACACGGGCTGGCAGGCCGCCCTGGTGTCCACCATCATCATGGTGCCCGTGGGCCTCATCTTCGTGGTCTTCACCATCCACTTCTACCGCTCCCTGGTGCGCCACAAAACGGAGCGCCACAACCGCGAGATCGAGGAGCTCCACAAGCTCAAGGTCCAGCTGGACGGGCATGAGCGCAGCCTGCAGGTCTTGTGA
- the ORAI2 gene encoding protein orai-2 isoform b (isoform b is encoded by transcript variant 4), whose protein sequence is MVEVQLETQYQYPRPLLIAFSACTTVLVAVHLFALLISTCILPNVEAVSNIHNLNSISESPHERMHPYIELAWGFSTVLGILLFLAEVVLLCWIKFLPVDARRQPGPPPGPGSHTGWQAALVSTIIMVPVGLIFVVFTIHFYRSLVRHKTERHNREIEELHKLKVQLDGHERSLQVL, encoded by the coding sequence ATGGTGGAGGTGCAGCTGGAGACGCAGTACCAGTACCCGCGGCCGCTGCTGATTGCCTTCAGCGCCTGCACCACGGTGCTGGTGGCCGTGCACCTGTTCGCCCTCCTCATCAGCACCTGCATCCTGCCCAATGTGGAGGCCGTGAGCAACATCCACAACCTGAACTCCATCAGCGAGTCCCCGCATGAGCGCATGCACCCCTACATCGAGCTGGCCTGGGGCTTCTCCACCGTGCTTGGCATCCTACTCTTCCTGGCCGAGGTGGTGCTGCTCTGCTGGATCAAGTTCCTCCCCGTGGATGCCCGGCGCCAGCCTGGCCCCCCACCTGGCCCTGGGAGTCACACGGGCTGGCAGGCCGCCCTGGTGTCCACCATCATCATGGTGCCCGTGGGCCTCATCTTCGTGGTCTTCACCATCCACTTCTACCGCTCCCTGGTGCGCCACAAAACGGAGCGCCACAACCGCGAGATCGAGGAGCTCCACAAGCTCAAGGTCCAGCTGGACGGGCATGAGCGCAGCCTGCAGGTCTTGTGA
- the ALKBH4 gene encoding alpha-ketoglutarate-dependent dioxygenase alkB homolog 4, protein MAAAAAETPEVLRECGCKGIRTCLICERQRGSDPPWELPPAKTYRFIYCSDTGWAVGTEESDFEGWAFPFPGVMLIEDFVTREEEAELVRLMDRDPWKLSQSGRRKQDYGPKVNFRKQKLKTEGFCGLPSFSREVVRRMGLYPGLEGFRPVEQCNLDYCPERGSAIDPHLDDAWLWGERLVSLNLLSPTVLSMCREAPGSLLLCSAPSAAPEALVDSVIAPSRSVLCQEVEVAIPLPARSLLVLTGAARHQWKHAIHRRHIEARRVCVTFRELSAEFGPGGRQQELGQELLRIALSFQGRPV, encoded by the exons ATGGCGGCGGCTGCCGCCGAGACCCCCGAAGTCCTTCGGGAATGCGGTTGCAAGGGCATCCGGACCTGTCTGATCTGCGAGCGGCAGCGCGGCAGTGACCCGCCCTGGGAGCTGCCCCCAGCG AAAACATACCGTTTCATTTACTGCTCCGACACCGGCTGGGCCGTGGGCACAGAGGAGTCTGACTTTGAGGGCTGGGCCTTCCCCTTCCCAGGAGTGATGCTGATCGAGGACTTTGTGACCCGGGAGGAAGAAGCCGAGTTGGTGCGGCTCATGGACCGTGACCCCTGGAAGCTCTCCCAGTCTGGACGGAGGAAGCAG GACTATGGCCCCAAAGTCAACTTTCGGAAACAGAAGCTAAAGACCGAGGGCTTCTGCGGCCTCCCCAGCTTCAGCCGGGAGGTGGTGCGGAGGATGGGCCTCTACCCGGGGCTGGAGGGCTTCCGGCCCGTCGAGCAGTGCAACCTGGACTACTGCCCCGAGCGGGGCTCTGCCATTGACCCCCACCTGGACGACGCCTGGCTGTGGGGGGAGCGGCTggtcagcctcaacctcctgtccCCCACCGTGCTGTCCATGTGTCGGGAGGCGCCCGGGAGCCTGCTCCTCTGCTCGGCCCCGTCGGCTGCCCCGGAGGCCTTGGTGGACAGCGTGATAGCACCCAGCCGGTCGGTGCTatgccaggaggtggaggtggccaTCCCCTTACCCGCCCGCTCCCTGCTGGTCCTCACCGGGGCGGCACGGCACCAGTGGAAGCATGCCATCCACCGCAGACACATCGAGGCCCGCCGCGTCTGCGTCACTTTCCGGGAGCTGTCGGCTGAGTTTGGCCCTGGAGGGAGGCAGCAAGAGCTGGGCCAGGAACTGCTGCGGATCGCCCTCTCCTTCCAGGGAAGACCCGTGTGA
- the ALKBH4 gene encoding alpha-ketoglutarate-dependent dioxygenase alkB homolog 4 isoform X1 produces the protein MLIEDFVTREEEAELVRLMDRDPWKLSQSGRRKQDYGPKVNFRKQKLKTEGFCGLPSFSREVVRRMGLYPGLEGFRPVEQCNLDYCPERGSAIDPHLDDAWLWGERLVSLNLLSPTVLSMCREAPGSLLLCSAPSAAPEALVDSVIAPSRSVLCQEVEVAIPLPARSLLVLTGAARHQWKHAIHRRHIEARRVCVTFRELSAEFGPGGRQQELGQELLRIALSFQGRPV, from the exons ATGCTGATCGAGGACTTTGTGACCCGGGAGGAAGAAGCCGAGTTGGTGCGGCTCATGGACCGTGACCCCTGGAAGCTCTCCCAGTCTGGACGGAGGAAGCAG GACTATGGCCCCAAAGTCAACTTTCGGAAACAGAAGCTAAAGACCGAGGGCTTCTGCGGCCTCCCCAGCTTCAGCCGGGAGGTGGTGCGGAGGATGGGCCTCTACCCGGGGCTGGAGGGCTTCCGGCCCGTCGAGCAGTGCAACCTGGACTACTGCCCCGAGCGGGGCTCTGCCATTGACCCCCACCTGGACGACGCCTGGCTGTGGGGGGAGCGGCTggtcagcctcaacctcctgtccCCCACCGTGCTGTCCATGTGTCGGGAGGCGCCCGGGAGCCTGCTCCTCTGCTCGGCCCCGTCGGCTGCCCCGGAGGCCTTGGTGGACAGCGTGATAGCACCCAGCCGGTCGGTGCTatgccaggaggtggaggtggccaTCCCCTTACCCGCCCGCTCCCTGCTGGTCCTCACCGGGGCGGCACGGCACCAGTGGAAGCATGCCATCCACCGCAGACACATCGAGGCCCGCCGCGTCTGCGTCACTTTCCGGGAGCTGTCGGCTGAGTTTGGCCCTGGAGGGAGGCAGCAAGAGCTGGGCCAGGAACTGCTGCGGATCGCCCTCTCCTTCCAGGGAAGACCCGTGTGA
- the LRWD1 gene encoding leucine-rich repeat and WD repeat-containing protein 1 isoform 1 (isoform 1 is encoded by transcript variant 1), producing MGPLSARLLMQRGRPKSDRLGKIRSLDLSGLELLSEHLDPKLLCRLTQLQELDLSNNHLETLPDNLGLSHLRVLRCANNQLGDVTALCQFPKLEELSLEGNPFLTVNDNLKVSFLLPTLRKVNGKDASSTYSQVENLNRELTSRVTAHWEKFMATLGPEEEAEKAQADFVKSAVRDVRYGPESLSEFTQWRVRMISEELVAASRTQVQKANSPEKPPEAGAAHKPRARLAALKRPDDVPLSLSPSKRACASPSAQVEGSPVAGSDGSQPAVKLEPLHFLQCHSKNNSPQDLETQLWACAFEPAWEEGATSQTVATCGGEAVCVIDCQTGIVLHKYKAPGEEFFSVAWTALMVVTQAGHKKRWSVLAAAGLRGLVRLLHVRAGFCCGVIRAHKKAIATLCFSPAHETHLFTASYDKRIILWDIGVPNQDYEFQASQLLTLDTTSIPLRLCPVASCPDARLLAGCEGGCCCWDVRLDQPQKRRVCEVEFVFSEGSEASGRRVDGLAFVNEDIVASKGSGLGTICLWSWRQTWGGRGSQSTVAVVVLARLQWSSTELAYFSLSACPDKGIVLCGDEEGNVWLYDVSNILKQPPLLPAALQAPTQILKWPQPWALGQVVTKTMVNTVVANASFTYLTALTDSNIVAIWGRM from the exons ATGGGCCCCCTCTCGGCGCGGCTGCTAATGCAGCGCGGGCGCCCCAAGAGCGACCGGCTGGGGAAGATCCGGAGTCTGGA CCTGTCAGGATTGGAGCTGCTTTCCGAGCACCTGGACCCCAAACTCCTGTGCCGCCTGACGCAGCTGCAGGAGCTTGACCTGTCTAACAACCACCTGGAGACGCTGCCGGACAACCTGGGCCTGTCCCACCTGCGTGTCCTCCGCTGCGCCAACAACCAGCTGGGGGATGTTACTGCCTTGTGCCAGTTCCCCAAGCTCGAGGAACTCAGCCTGGAGGGCAACCCCTTCCTGACG GTCAATGACAACCTGAAAGTCTCCTTTCTCCTGCCCACGCTCCGTAAGGTCAATGGCAAGGATGCGTCCTCAACTTACTCTCAGGTGGAGAACCTGAATCGGGAGCTGACCAGCAGG GTCACAGCTCACTGGGAGAAGTTCATGGCCACACTGGGTCCTgaagaggaggctgagaaggCCCAGGCGGACTTTGTGAAGTCGGCTGTCAGGGATGTCCGCTACGGGCCCGAGTCCCTCAGCGAGTTCACCCAGTGGCGG GTGCGGATGATCTCTGAGGAGCTGGTGGCCGCCAGTAGGACCCAGGTGCAAAAGGCTAACAGCCCAGAGAAGCCCCCAGAAGCTGGAGCTGCCCACAAGCCCAGG GCCAGACTGGCGGCCTTGAAACGGCCAGACGACGTCCCACTCAGCCTCTCTCCCAGCAAGCGGGCGTGTGCCTCCCCGTCGGCCCAGGTGGAGGGCAGCCCTGTGGCAGGCTCCGATGGCAGCCAG CCTGCTGTGAAGCTGGAGCCCCTGCACTTCCTGCAGTGCCACAGCAAGAACAACAGCCCCCAGGACCTCGAGACCCAGCTGTGGGCCTGTGCCTTCGAGCCGGCCTGGGAGGAGG GGGCCACATCCCAGACCGTGGCCACGTGCGGCGGGGAGGCTGTGTGCGTAATTGATTGCCAGACGGGCATCGTGCTCCACAAGTACAAGGCACCCGGCGAG GAGTTCTTTTCTGTGGCCTGGACCGCTCTGATGGTGGTCACACAGGCTGGCCACAAGAAGCGCTGGAGTGTGCTGGCGGCTGCAGGCCTACGGGGCCTGGTCCGGCTGCTGCACGTGCGTGCCGGCTTCTGCTGCGGGGTCATCCGAGCCCACAAGAAGGCCATCGCCACCCTGTGCTTCAGCCCCGCCCACGAGACCCATCTCTTCA CGGCCTCCTATGACAAGCGGATCATCCTCTGGGACATCGGGGTGCCCAACCAGGACTACGAATTCCAGGCCAG CCAGCTGCTCACACTGGACACCACCTCTATCCCCCTGCGCCTCTGCCCTGTCGCCTCCTGCCCGGACGCCCGCCTGCTGGCCGGCTGCGAgggcggctgctgctgctgggacGTGCGGCTGGACCAGCCCCAAAAGAGGAG GGTGTGTGAAGTGGAATTCGTCTTCTCTGAGGGCTCCGAGGCATCTGGACGGAGAGTGGATGGGCTGGCATTTGTGAATGAGGACATCGTGG CCTCCAAGGGGAGCGGCCTGGGCACCATCTGCCTGTGGAGCTGGAGGCAGACGTGGGGGGGCCGGGGCAGCCAGTCCACGGTGGCAGTGGTGGTCCTGGCGCGGCTGCAATGGTCGTCCACCGAGTTGGCCTACTTCTCGCTCAGCGCCTGCCCTG ATAAGGGGATTGTGCTCTGTGGGGATGAGGAGGGCAACGTGTGGCTCTACGACGTCAGCAACATCCTGAAGCAGCCACCCCTGCTGCCGGCAGCCCTGCAGGCCCCCACACAG ATCCTGAAGtggccccagccctgggccctTGGCCAGGTGGTGACCAAGACCATGGTGAACACAGTGGTGGCCAATGCCTCCTTCACCTACCTCACCGCCCTGACGGACTCCAACATCGTAGCCATCTGGGGGAGGATGTAG
- the LRWD1 gene encoding leucine-rich repeat and WD repeat-containing protein 1 isoform 2 (isoform 2 is encoded by transcript variant 2), with translation MATLGPEEEAEKAQADFVKSAVRDVRYGPESLSEFTQWRVRMISEELVAASRTQVQKANSPEKPPEAGAAHKPRARLAALKRPDDVPLSLSPSKRACASPSAQVEGSPVAGSDGSQPAVKLEPLHFLQCHSKNNSPQDLETQLWACAFEPAWEEGATSQTVATCGGEAVCVIDCQTGIVLHKYKAPGEEFFSVAWTALMVVTQAGHKKRWSVLAAAGLRGLVRLLHVRAGFCCGVIRAHKKAIATLCFSPAHETHLFTASYDKRIILWDIGVPNQDYEFQASQLLTLDTTSIPLRLCPVASCPDARLLAGCEGGCCCWDVRLDQPQKRRVCEVEFVFSEGSEASGRRVDGLAFVNEDIVASKGSGLGTICLWSWRQTWGGRGSQSTVAVVVLARLQWSSTELAYFSLSACPDKGIVLCGDEEGNVWLYDVSNILKQPPLLPAALQAPTQILKWPQPWALGQVVTKTMVNTVVANASFTYLTALTDSNIVAIWGRM, from the exons ATGGCCACACTGGGTCCTgaagaggaggctgagaaggCCCAGGCGGACTTTGTGAAGTCGGCTGTCAGGGATGTCCGCTACGGGCCCGAGTCCCTCAGCGAGTTCACCCAGTGGCGG GTGCGGATGATCTCTGAGGAGCTGGTGGCCGCCAGTAGGACCCAGGTGCAAAAGGCTAACAGCCCAGAGAAGCCCCCAGAAGCTGGAGCTGCCCACAAGCCCAGG GCCAGACTGGCGGCCTTGAAACGGCCAGACGACGTCCCACTCAGCCTCTCTCCCAGCAAGCGGGCGTGTGCCTCCCCGTCGGCCCAGGTGGAGGGCAGCCCTGTGGCAGGCTCCGATGGCAGCCAG CCTGCTGTGAAGCTGGAGCCCCTGCACTTCCTGCAGTGCCACAGCAAGAACAACAGCCCCCAGGACCTCGAGACCCAGCTGTGGGCCTGTGCCTTCGAGCCGGCCTGGGAGGAGG GGGCCACATCCCAGACCGTGGCCACGTGCGGCGGGGAGGCTGTGTGCGTAATTGATTGCCAGACGGGCATCGTGCTCCACAAGTACAAGGCACCCGGCGAG GAGTTCTTTTCTGTGGCCTGGACCGCTCTGATGGTGGTCACACAGGCTGGCCACAAGAAGCGCTGGAGTGTGCTGGCGGCTGCAGGCCTACGGGGCCTGGTCCGGCTGCTGCACGTGCGTGCCGGCTTCTGCTGCGGGGTCATCCGAGCCCACAAGAAGGCCATCGCCACCCTGTGCTTCAGCCCCGCCCACGAGACCCATCTCTTCA CGGCCTCCTATGACAAGCGGATCATCCTCTGGGACATCGGGGTGCCCAACCAGGACTACGAATTCCAGGCCAG CCAGCTGCTCACACTGGACACCACCTCTATCCCCCTGCGCCTCTGCCCTGTCGCCTCCTGCCCGGACGCCCGCCTGCTGGCCGGCTGCGAgggcggctgctgctgctgggacGTGCGGCTGGACCAGCCCCAAAAGAGGAG GGTGTGTGAAGTGGAATTCGTCTTCTCTGAGGGCTCCGAGGCATCTGGACGGAGAGTGGATGGGCTGGCATTTGTGAATGAGGACATCGTGG CCTCCAAGGGGAGCGGCCTGGGCACCATCTGCCTGTGGAGCTGGAGGCAGACGTGGGGGGGCCGGGGCAGCCAGTCCACGGTGGCAGTGGTGGTCCTGGCGCGGCTGCAATGGTCGTCCACCGAGTTGGCCTACTTCTCGCTCAGCGCCTGCCCTG ATAAGGGGATTGTGCTCTGTGGGGATGAGGAGGGCAACGTGTGGCTCTACGACGTCAGCAACATCCTGAAGCAGCCACCCCTGCTGCCGGCAGCCCTGCAGGCCCCCACACAG ATCCTGAAGtggccccagccctgggccctTGGCCAGGTGGTGACCAAGACCATGGTGAACACAGTGGTGGCCAATGCCTCCTTCACCTACCTCACCGCCCTGACGGACTCCAACATCGTAGCCATCTGGGGGAGGATGTAG